From a single Planctellipticum variicoloris genomic region:
- a CDS encoding right-handed parallel beta-helix repeat-containing protein, which translates to MSLLSRPIVFVLVAGLCPTFVHAADEPTFSRTVQVRAASQLKPAVANARPGDDIVIAKGVYPGPMYFTVVGTKEQPIRIRGASAATAPVIRGGQVGLQLSSSHYVTLQDLILEGGTQNGLSLDDGGKLDRPATEIDLIRVVVRKVGAGGNEDGIKLSGLQHFRVTDCKLEGWGGGGQGIDMVGCRNGEITGCTFDGLGTSQLGLQAKGGSRDILVERCRFRDIRERGLQIGGSTGNQFFRPSLQAFEAKDVTVRDCYFCRCGAGIAFVNIDGAVVERNIVYQPRMWAFRILQERTGPEFTPCRNGKIFDNVIVWNTKEWRTAINVGGGTAAQTFQFARNTWYCEDQPARSRPDSLPVAEQDGVYGKDPHVTATKDCELKLGDGQ; encoded by the coding sequence ATGTCGCTGCTCAGTCGCCCGATCGTGTTCGTGCTCGTCGCAGGCCTGTGTCCAACATTCGTTCACGCCGCCGACGAGCCAACTTTTAGTCGCACGGTTCAGGTGCGCGCCGCCTCGCAGTTGAAACCGGCCGTGGCAAATGCCCGTCCGGGCGATGACATCGTCATCGCCAAAGGGGTCTATCCCGGGCCGATGTATTTCACCGTCGTCGGGACGAAGGAACAGCCGATTCGCATCCGGGGGGCCAGCGCCGCCACGGCTCCGGTGATTCGGGGCGGCCAGGTTGGCCTGCAGCTTTCCTCATCGCACTACGTGACGCTGCAGGATCTGATTCTGGAAGGGGGAACGCAGAACGGGTTGAGTCTTGACGATGGCGGCAAGCTGGATCGGCCCGCGACGGAAATTGATCTGATCCGCGTCGTCGTTCGCAAGGTGGGGGCCGGGGGAAACGAGGACGGAATCAAGCTCTCCGGGCTGCAGCACTTCCGCGTGACGGACTGCAAGCTGGAGGGCTGGGGGGGCGGCGGACAGGGGATCGACATGGTCGGATGCCGGAACGGCGAGATCACCGGCTGTACGTTCGACGGACTGGGGACTTCGCAACTTGGCCTGCAGGCCAAGGGAGGCAGCCGCGACATTCTGGTTGAGCGGTGCCGTTTCCGCGACATCCGCGAACGGGGCCTGCAGATCGGCGGCTCCACCGGCAACCAGTTCTTTCGTCCCAGTTTGCAGGCGTTCGAGGCGAAAGATGTGACGGTCCGCGACTGTTACTTCTGCCGTTGCGGGGCGGGCATTGCGTTCGTCAACATCGACGGCGCGGTCGTCGAACGCAACATCGTGTATCAGCCGCGCATGTGGGCCTTCCGGATCCTTCAGGAGCGCACCGGGCCGGAGTTCACTCCCTGCCGGAATGGCAAGATCTTCGACAACGTGATCGTGTGGAACACGAAGGAGTGGCGGACGGCCATCAACGTCGGCGGCGGCACTGCGGCCCAGACGTTTCAGTTCGCCCGCAATACCTGGTACTGCGAAGATCAGCCGGCTCGCAGCCGGCCGGACAGCCTGCCGGTCGCCGAGCAGGATGGAGTCTACGGCAAAGACCCTCACGTCACCGCGACGAAGGACTGCGAGCTGAAGCTTGGGGACGGCCAGTAG
- a CDS encoding tetratricopeptide repeat protein, which yields MQSQFRFTLTRSSWRSIGRLAVLALLALTGCRHSSGWVMNNSGAGYYAKGNYAMARHEFARAIQANPHNPDYRHNLAMAMRLQGESAEAEEVLRHNLTIDPMHQQTYHSLAVLLTESGRQPEAVDLLQSWVDTQPYLPEAHIEMAWMDRQLGNPAGAEEHLQQALQIRRNHPIALAHMGQLRQDQGQDQQAIAYYEESLKVNRRQPQVESRLTSLAGDPRQRHMASRRRSQEAFPGSPLAHDPQLAMSLETPHANPRPRDIRRHRNSDAVQTAYALPTYGSPYAETTMAGHLPVTTAYAPGGMITMDPGAMAMQGQIVNGQMISGPVMTSGPVPQGQYPMTTTVAPTPDPVAGAAAGPQVVLQPPQFVSQPQPSVSQQSTPWTPTAPSPVAIPAPTLSFAPEEAAYAPPGMAVPPASGPSLGANPDPAHTEMELDTVELPEINPF from the coding sequence ATGCAGAGCCAGTTCCGTTTCACACTTACCCGCTCGTCGTGGCGCTCGATCGGCCGGCTGGCGGTCCTCGCCCTGCTGGCCCTCACGGGCTGCCGGCATTCCTCCGGCTGGGTGATGAACAACTCCGGCGCGGGATACTACGCCAAGGGGAATTACGCCATGGCCCGGCACGAGTTCGCCCGGGCGATTCAGGCAAATCCCCACAATCCCGACTATCGCCACAATCTGGCGATGGCGATGCGACTGCAGGGCGAGTCGGCGGAGGCCGAGGAAGTTCTGCGCCACAACCTGACGATCGACCCGATGCACCAGCAGACATATCACTCGCTGGCGGTATTGCTGACCGAGTCGGGACGCCAGCCGGAGGCCGTCGATCTGCTGCAGTCGTGGGTCGACACGCAGCCGTACCTGCCTGAGGCGCATATTGAAATGGCCTGGATGGATCGTCAGCTCGGCAATCCCGCCGGGGCTGAGGAGCACCTGCAGCAGGCTCTGCAGATCCGCCGGAATCACCCGATCGCTCTTGCGCACATGGGTCAGCTCCGCCAGGATCAGGGGCAGGACCAGCAGGCGATCGCCTACTACGAAGAATCACTGAAGGTGAATCGTCGGCAGCCCCAGGTGGAATCTCGCCTGACGTCGCTGGCCGGCGACCCCCGTCAACGACACATGGCAAGTCGTCGACGCTCACAGGAAGCCTTCCCCGGCAGTCCCCTGGCCCACGATCCGCAACTGGCGATGTCGCTCGAAACGCCGCATGCCAATCCGAGGCCGCGCGACATCCGCCGTCACCGGAACTCCGACGCGGTGCAGACCGCCTATGCGCTGCCGACCTATGGATCTCCGTACGCCGAGACGACGATGGCCGGCCATCTCCCGGTGACCACCGCGTACGCTCCCGGCGGTATGATTACCATGGATCCCGGCGCGATGGCCATGCAGGGGCAGATCGTCAACGGCCAAATGATCTCCGGCCCGGTGATGACCAGCGGACCCGTCCCGCAAGGCCAATACCCGATGACAACCACGGTCGCTCCTACCCCGGACCCGGTGGCCGGGGCTGCCGCGGGGCCGCAGGTGGTGCTGCAGCCGCCCCAGTTCGTCTCGCAACCGCAGCCGTCAGTCAGTCAGCAGTCGACACCCTGGACGCCGACGGCTCCGTCGCCGGTTGCGATTCCAGCGCCGACATTGTCGTTCGCTCCGGAAGAGGCGGCCTATGCGCCGCCGGGCATGGCAGTTCCGCCGGCGAGTGGTCCATCACTGGGCGCCAACCCCGATCCGGCTCACACGGAGATGGAGCTGGACACGGTGGAACTGCCCGAGATCAATCCTTTCTGA
- a CDS encoding serine/threonine protein kinase — protein MNSQPAPGTSRVSRTSSARSVVRTLARTNVLLLKQLWIWPIIAGVLLGAIGLVMRNAVEKTLQEDLRADLQAILETDVTALRVWLKSQEQVAAGVARDVQLREQVRALISLAEQPESSKNVLTASAELPRLRAELEPVLEGHGMNGFIVLNRERKVIACERDDAVGLTTTDEESKATVESVLAGKTGVSRPMKSRIILPDRHGQMRAGVPTMFAFAPVKADDGTVIAALGLRLRPDDEFSQILQVARAGTTGETYAFDRNGLLLSESRFDEQLREIGLLTEDADSVLNVSLRNPGVDLVAGERTKTPRSEQPLTALAAGAIEGASGNNTVGYRDYRGVQSVGAWTWLDDYEFGVGTEIDADDAFRAMRIIRTTFWSMFAMLGAASAAIFGFSIVNARLNREARRAALDAKQLGQYTLDEKLGEGGMGVVYHGHHALLLRPTAIKFLHPEKTNDQTVARFEREVKLTSQLVHPNTIAVYDYGRTPEGIFYYAMEYLDGLNLEDLIKQYGPQSDGRTAHILRQICGSLAEAHGIGLIHRDIKPANIMLSLRGGVPDFVKVLDFGLVKALDAQQQSNLTSAGGMTGTPLYLSPEAIRTPEDVDARSDIYAIGAVGYFLLTGRPVFEGANVLEIVRQHAETPPVPPSEQCGRPVNPELERVLLRCLAKQPGDRPQTAQELDELLQASCGGLWVRADALHWWQDLKNRSSAQGLVSTGWDAGATIVAGR, from the coding sequence ATGAACTCTCAGCCTGCTCCTGGGACATCCCGCGTTTCCCGAACGTCCTCCGCCCGAAGCGTCGTCCGGACGCTGGCGCGGACCAATGTGCTCTTGCTCAAACAGCTCTGGATCTGGCCGATCATCGCCGGCGTCCTGCTGGGCGCCATCGGGCTGGTCATGCGGAATGCCGTTGAGAAGACGCTGCAGGAAGATCTGCGCGCCGATCTCCAGGCGATTCTTGAAACCGACGTCACGGCGCTGCGCGTCTGGTTGAAGTCGCAGGAGCAGGTTGCCGCTGGCGTTGCACGCGATGTGCAATTGCGTGAGCAGGTCCGGGCGCTCATCAGTCTCGCCGAGCAACCCGAGTCTTCGAAGAACGTTTTGACGGCGTCCGCAGAGCTGCCGCGGTTGCGGGCGGAACTGGAACCCGTGCTGGAAGGGCACGGGATGAACGGCTTCATTGTCCTGAATCGGGAACGCAAGGTCATTGCCTGCGAACGCGACGACGCCGTCGGATTGACCACGACGGACGAGGAGTCGAAGGCCACGGTCGAAAGCGTCCTGGCGGGAAAGACGGGAGTCTCGCGCCCGATGAAAAGTCGCATCATCCTGCCCGATCGCCACGGGCAGATGCGGGCCGGCGTTCCCACGATGTTTGCCTTTGCACCCGTCAAAGCCGACGACGGCACGGTCATCGCTGCCCTCGGACTGAGACTGCGCCCCGACGACGAATTCAGCCAGATCCTGCAGGTGGCGCGGGCCGGGACCACCGGCGAAACCTACGCGTTCGACCGCAACGGCCTGTTGCTGTCGGAGAGTCGCTTTGACGAGCAGCTCCGTGAAATCGGTCTGCTGACAGAAGACGCCGACTCGGTCCTGAACGTGTCCTTGCGCAATCCGGGCGTCGACCTTGTCGCCGGCGAACGCACAAAGACTCCCCGGTCCGAACAACCGCTGACGGCCCTGGCGGCCGGCGCCATCGAAGGCGCCAGCGGGAACAATACCGTCGGTTATCGCGACTACCGCGGCGTGCAGTCTGTGGGCGCCTGGACATGGCTGGATGATTACGAATTCGGAGTCGGCACCGAAATCGACGCCGACGATGCGTTTCGCGCGATGCGCATTATCCGCACCACGTTCTGGAGCATGTTCGCGATGCTGGGGGCCGCTTCCGCCGCCATCTTCGGATTCTCAATCGTCAACGCGCGATTGAACCGCGAGGCCCGCCGGGCGGCCCTCGACGCCAAGCAGCTCGGTCAGTACACGCTCGACGAAAAACTCGGCGAAGGAGGCATGGGCGTGGTCTACCACGGTCATCACGCTCTGCTGCTCCGGCCAACCGCCATCAAATTCCTGCATCCCGAAAAGACGAACGACCAGACCGTCGCCCGCTTCGAACGGGAGGTCAAGCTCACCAGTCAGCTCGTCCATCCCAACACAATCGCGGTCTACGACTACGGCCGGACGCCCGAAGGAATCTTCTACTATGCCATGGAGTATCTCGACGGACTGAACCTCGAAGATCTGATCAAACAGTACGGCCCGCAGTCGGACGGGCGGACGGCCCACATTCTCCGGCAGATCTGCGGCTCGCTCGCCGAAGCGCACGGCATCGGGCTGATTCACCGCGACATTAAACCCGCGAACATCATGCTCTCCCTGCGCGGCGGCGTGCCGGACTTCGTCAAAGTCCTCGACTTCGGCCTCGTCAAGGCACTCGATGCCCAGCAGCAGTCCAATCTCACCTCAGCCGGCGGCATGACGGGAACGCCCCTGTATCTGTCTCCCGAAGCGATCAGAACTCCCGAGGACGTCGACGCCCGCAGCGACATCTACGCCATCGGAGCGGTGGGCTACTTTCTGCTGACCGGCCGGCCCGTCTTCGAGGGGGCGAATGTCCTCGAAATCGTCCGCCAGCATGCGGAAACCCCGCCTGTCCCACCGTCCGAGCAGTGCGGCCGGCCAGTCAATCCGGAGCTCGAACGCGTGCTGCTTCGTTGTCTCGCCAAGCAGCCCGGCGACCGGCCACAGACGGCTCAGGAGCTCGACGAACTGCTGCAAGCCTCCTGCGGCGGACTCTGGGTGCGGGCCGACGCCCTCCACTGGTGGCAGGACCTCAAAAACCGGTCGTCGGCTCAGGGCCTCGTTTCGACTGGCTGGGACGCGGGCGCGACGATCGTCGCGGGGAGGTAG
- a CDS encoding AAA family ATPase: protein MTQVNLTAKKIVANVEKVVIGKRQEVLLALTAWLCEGHILLEDVPGVAKTMLARALAASVGCSFKRVQCTPDLLPTDITGASIFNPKTTEFEFRAGPLFAQTVLADEINRTTPRTQAALLEAMAERRVTVDGVTYELERPFLVIATQNPVDHEGTFPLPEAQLDRFLVRLSLGYPEEEEERRMLELLRKEHPIDRLDAVVSAAEMIACQQAVREVYVDPKVRDYIVQLIRNTREHPDIALGGSPRASMALYRAAQARAAIRDHDFVLPDDVKRVAQAVLSHRLIVRPESRLRKITAASVVTEILEETSIPTVSSTAGAS from the coding sequence ATGACGCAGGTGAATCTGACGGCCAAGAAGATCGTGGCCAACGTCGAAAAGGTCGTCATCGGCAAGCGGCAGGAGGTGCTGCTTGCCCTGACCGCCTGGCTCTGCGAAGGTCACATTCTGCTCGAAGACGTCCCCGGCGTCGCCAAGACGATGCTCGCGCGGGCGCTCGCCGCCAGCGTCGGCTGTTCTTTCAAGCGGGTCCAGTGCACCCCCGACCTGCTTCCGACCGACATCACCGGCGCCTCGATCTTCAACCCGAAGACGACCGAGTTCGAATTCCGCGCCGGTCCCCTCTTTGCCCAGACCGTTCTGGCCGACGAAATCAACCGCACCACGCCCCGCACCCAGGCGGCCCTGCTCGAAGCGATGGCCGAACGCCGGGTGACCGTCGACGGCGTCACCTACGAACTCGAACGCCCCTTCCTGGTCATCGCGACCCAGAACCCCGTCGACCACGAAGGGACGTTCCCGCTCCCCGAGGCGCAGCTCGACCGCTTTCTCGTTCGGCTGTCCCTCGGCTATCCCGAGGAAGAGGAGGAACGGCGGATGCTGGAGTTGCTGCGCAAGGAGCATCCGATTGATCGCCTCGATGCAGTCGTTTCCGCCGCCGAGATGATCGCCTGCCAGCAGGCCGTCCGCGAAGTCTACGTCGATCCCAAGGTCCGGGACTACATCGTGCAGCTCATTCGCAATACGCGGGAGCATCCGGACATTGCCCTCGGCGGCAGTCCCCGGGCCTCGATGGCGCTCTACCGGGCCGCCCAGGCGCGGGCCGCAATCCGCGACCACGATTTCGTCCTGCCCGACGACGTGAAGCGAGTCGCCCAGGCGGTCCTGTCACACCGCCTGATCGTCCGCCCCGAAAGCCGCCTGCGGAAGATCACCGCCGCCAGCGTGGTCACCGAGATCCTGGAAGAGACCTCCATTCCCACCGTCTCTTCCACGGCAGGCGCCTCATGA
- a CDS encoding alpha/beta hydrolase, translating to MIWLKRLLLWGGISLTTLAIAVGGIYWWWFLAPSERTANIVYGHRGDAELLMDVFQPPHPNGAAVVLMVSGGWKSGPEGVQPFLFAPFLRRGYTIFAAQHISQPKCLIGDIVEDMHRAIRFIRHNRAKYGIDENRIGVVGGSSGGHLSLMLATRGGPGPVDAPDPIDRESSAVQCVACFYPVTDLLNLGASTENPGDGGPPKSFKKGFGPRAETVDEWKVLGRDLSPIDHITLALPPILIVHGDADTLVPLDQSERFAAKAAAIGRTVRLEVRPGKKHGWPTMILDLPRFADWFDQHLPASTSEQGAR from the coding sequence ATGATCTGGCTGAAACGACTGCTGCTCTGGGGCGGGATCTCGCTCACGACCCTCGCGATTGCGGTCGGGGGCATCTACTGGTGGTGGTTCCTGGCGCCCTCCGAGCGGACGGCCAATATCGTCTACGGACACCGGGGCGATGCCGAGTTACTGATGGATGTCTTCCAGCCGCCGCATCCGAATGGGGCCGCAGTCGTCCTGATGGTCAGCGGCGGCTGGAAATCCGGCCCGGAAGGGGTGCAGCCGTTCCTGTTTGCACCGTTTCTCCGGCGGGGCTATACGATTTTCGCGGCCCAGCACATTTCGCAGCCGAAGTGTCTCATCGGCGACATCGTCGAGGATATGCACCGGGCCATTCGATTCATCCGACACAACCGGGCCAAGTACGGAATCGACGAAAACCGTATCGGCGTCGTAGGAGGAAGCTCGGGCGGCCACCTGTCGCTGATGCTCGCCACCCGCGGCGGCCCCGGACCGGTGGACGCCCCCGATCCCATTGATCGCGAGTCGAGCGCCGTGCAATGCGTCGCCTGTTTTTACCCGGTGACCGATCTGCTGAATCTCGGCGCGTCCACAGAGAATCCCGGCGACGGCGGTCCTCCGAAGAGCTTCAAGAAAGGCTTCGGACCGCGTGCCGAAACTGTCGACGAATGGAAAGTTCTCGGCCGCGACCTCTCCCCCATCGATCACATCACGCTGGCGCTGCCCCCGATTCTGATCGTCCACGGCGACGCCGACACGCTCGTGCCTCTCGACCAGTCGGAGCGATTCGCCGCGAAAGCCGCGGCGATCGGTCGGACGGTCCGGCTCGAAGTCCGTCCCGGAAAAAAGCATGGCTGGCCGACAATGATCCTGGACCTGCCTCGTTTCGCCGACTGGTTCGACCAGCATCTCCCCGCATCGACTTCGGAACAAGGCGCCCGCTGA
- a CDS encoding DUF1501 domain-containing protein, which translates to MKKFPQFAGRSPRRGFLADVGMGFTGLALGSLLQQDRVGQASETGKYELPDGRPHFKPRAKSVIWLFMVGGTSHVESFDPKPVLTEYANKEIGETSYKDCLVSPALKDNLRVVVPNDANGHVRSKLYPLQVGYRKHGDSGLEISDWWPHVAAHADDLAIVRSMWTTDNNHGAQLQFHTGRHNLDGVFPTVGSWVHYGLGTLNENLPQFMVMGTPIADCCGGHAAHGSHYLGPEHSGVQLNVDPNNPLPFAARPKDLAAKEQAAEFDLLRRLNGLAEIEYPDDPAMLARIRSYELAFRMQTSVPDLMQFEAETQATQEAYGLNDPTTKEFGRQCLAARRMVERGVRFIQIFHGSNGGAGAWDAHGNLKNGHSKLCQQVDQPIGALLGDLKQRGLLEDTIVVWGTEFGRTPGAQGSDGRDHHPFGFSVWLAGGGIKGGLAHGQTDPIGFHAVEDRHYVTDLHATVLHQLGLDSHRLEVPGRKRLEIDHGKPIEAIIA; encoded by the coding sequence ATGAAAAAATTCCCGCAATTCGCAGGTCGCTCGCCCCGCCGTGGCTTTCTCGCCGACGTCGGCATGGGCTTTACTGGGCTGGCGCTCGGCTCCCTGCTGCAGCAGGACCGAGTCGGGCAAGCTTCAGAGACCGGTAAGTACGAACTTCCCGACGGCCGGCCCCACTTCAAGCCCCGGGCGAAGAGCGTCATCTGGCTGTTCATGGTCGGCGGCACCAGCCACGTCGAATCGTTCGACCCCAAGCCGGTCCTGACAGAGTATGCCAACAAGGAAATCGGCGAGACCTCCTACAAGGATTGTCTCGTCTCGCCGGCGCTGAAGGACAATCTCCGCGTCGTCGTCCCCAACGACGCCAACGGCCACGTTCGCAGCAAGCTCTATCCCCTGCAGGTCGGTTACAGGAAGCACGGCGACAGCGGCCTTGAAATCAGCGACTGGTGGCCCCACGTCGCCGCGCACGCCGACGACCTCGCCATCGTCCGCTCCATGTGGACCACCGATAACAACCACGGCGCCCAGCTCCAGTTCCATACCGGCCGCCACAACCTCGACGGCGTCTTCCCGACCGTCGGGAGCTGGGTCCATTACGGGCTCGGGACGCTCAACGAGAATCTGCCGCAGTTCATGGTCATGGGCACCCCCATCGCCGACTGCTGCGGCGGACACGCCGCCCACGGCAGCCATTACCTCGGCCCCGAACACTCGGGCGTGCAGCTCAACGTCGACCCGAACAATCCCCTCCCCTTCGCCGCCCGCCCCAAAGATCTGGCGGCGAAAGAGCAGGCGGCCGAGTTCGACCTGCTCCGTCGTCTGAACGGCCTGGCCGAGATCGAATACCCCGACGATCCCGCCATGCTGGCCCGCATCCGCAGCTACGAGCTCGCCTTCCGCATGCAGACCTCCGTCCCCGACCTCATGCAGTTCGAAGCCGAGACTCAGGCCACGCAGGAAGCCTACGGCCTCAACGATCCCACGACCAAAGAATTCGGTCGGCAGTGCCTGGCGGCACGCCGGATGGTCGAACGCGGCGTGCGCTTCATCCAGATCTTCCACGGCAGCAACGGCGGAGCCGGCGCCTGGGATGCTCACGGCAACCTCAAGAACGGCCACTCCAAACTCTGCCAGCAGGTCGACCAGCCGATCGGAGCCCTCCTGGGCGACTTGAAACAGCGCGGCCTGCTCGAAGACACCATCGTCGTCTGGGGAACCGAGTTCGGCCGGACCCCTGGCGCCCAGGGGAGTGACGGCCGGGATCATCACCCGTTCGGTTTCTCCGTCTGGCTCGCCGGCGGCGGCATCAAGGGAGGCCTCGCCCACGGCCAGACCGACCCCATCGGCTTCCACGCTGTCGAAGACCGCCACTACGTCACCGACCTCCACGCCACCGTCCTGCACCAGCTCGGCCTCGACTCCCATCGCCTCGAAGTCCCCGGCCGCAAAAGACTCGAAATCGATCACGGCAAGCCGATCGAGGCGATCATCGCGTAG
- a CDS encoding PSD1 and planctomycete cytochrome C domain-containing protein, with amino-acid sequence MRHRRPSQNFSRRIAMPWLLVAVAVGFSAPRLAADEPTIDYLKDVKPLLQRRCVACHGALRQEGGLRLDAVQFLRKGGDTGPGVNPGMVDGSLLIAAVLGLGDVSRMPAEAEPLPTEEIEILKRWVAAGAVAADEEAPPDPRQHWSFQPPRPQTPPASRDGNSIDAYLGAKLAEHGLQPVGPAPKAVLLRRVHLDLVGLPPSPDDVAAFLSDESPDALERVVDRLLDSPEYGERWGRHWMDVWRYSDWYGYQAELRNSARHIWRWRDWIVESLNDDKPYDRMIQEMLAADELDPLNEDSLRATGFLARNYYVFNRDVWLDSAVEHTGKAFLGLTLNCAKCHFHMYDPIPQQAYYEFRAIFEPYKVRTDRLPGQPNVTLGGLTRVYDADLTTPTYLYVRGNDKYPVKEKPLSPAVPEFLLGRPLAVEPVTLPNEAWFPGLKDFIQREAQTSAETALAQARQQIAPAEQQLQSATAAALPFVNLPADASAPGGSAPAGRAAVEAWETAKLQQAAAAKAVTAAEAQLAALVARRDADLARFAPARARPLEELATAAATAERQAGLRQAEADVAKSEQAALIQELAWRNAREKQAEKEKAYKQAVAALDAARKKLGEAQQAAHKADDKYTPLAESYPPTSSGRRLALARWITDPANPLTARVAVNHIWLRHFGEPLVGSVFDFGHNGQNPTHPELLDWLAVEFQRHGWSMKWLHRQLVTSDAYQRHSSLAGAPSANLERDPDNRWYWRMTPQRLEAEVIRDNVLATAGQLDRRMGGEELAADKGLTTNRRSLYYRHAPEKSMEFLSIFDSASPGECYRRNTSIVPQQALALVNSELSLTQAKTLAADIASRTGEDPTEFVRRAFVSVLGREPTSEELATSRGFLQSAADPSKLQRLRGQLVHVLMNHNDFVTAR; translated from the coding sequence ATGCGCCATCGTCGCCCCAGCCAGAATTTCAGTCGCCGAATCGCCATGCCGTGGCTCCTCGTCGCGGTCGCTGTCGGGTTCTCGGCTCCTCGACTGGCGGCGGACGAACCGACAATCGACTATCTGAAGGACGTCAAACCCCTGCTGCAGCGGCGCTGCGTCGCCTGTCATGGAGCCCTCCGCCAGGAGGGGGGGCTGCGGCTGGATGCCGTGCAGTTCCTGCGCAAAGGTGGCGACACGGGGCCGGGCGTGAACCCCGGAATGGTCGACGGCAGTCTGCTGATCGCCGCAGTCCTCGGCCTGGGGGACGTTTCACGGATGCCGGCGGAAGCCGAACCCCTGCCGACAGAAGAAATCGAGATTCTCAAACGCTGGGTCGCCGCAGGAGCCGTCGCCGCAGACGAAGAAGCCCCCCCCGATCCGCGTCAGCACTGGTCGTTCCAGCCGCCGCGACCGCAGACTCCTCCCGCCAGCCGTGATGGAAACTCGATCGACGCGTACCTGGGTGCGAAGCTCGCGGAACATGGGCTCCAGCCCGTCGGACCGGCCCCGAAGGCCGTGCTGCTGCGACGGGTTCATCTGGATCTGGTCGGATTGCCGCCGAGTCCGGACGACGTCGCCGCATTTCTCTCAGACGAGAGCCCCGACGCCCTCGAACGAGTCGTCGATCGACTTCTGGACAGTCCAGAGTACGGCGAGCGCTGGGGCCGGCACTGGATGGATGTCTGGCGCTACAGCGACTGGTACGGCTACCAGGCCGAGCTGCGCAACAGCGCCCGGCACATCTGGCGCTGGCGGGACTGGATCGTCGAGTCCCTCAACGACGACAAACCGTACGACCGCATGATCCAGGAGATGCTGGCCGCCGATGAGCTCGACCCGCTGAACGAAGACTCGCTGCGGGCGACCGGTTTCCTGGCGCGAAACTACTACGTCTTCAACCGCGACGTCTGGCTGGACAGCGCCGTGGAACATACCGGCAAGGCATTTCTGGGGCTGACGCTGAACTGCGCCAAGTGCCATTTCCACATGTACGATCCGATCCCGCAGCAGGCCTATTACGAATTCCGGGCAATCTTCGAGCCGTACAAAGTGCGGACCGATCGTCTGCCGGGACAGCCAAACGTCACGCTCGGGGGCCTGACGCGGGTCTACGATGCCGACCTGACGACTCCCACGTATCTCTATGTCCGCGGCAACGACAAGTACCCGGTGAAAGAGAAGCCGCTGTCTCCCGCGGTCCCCGAATTTCTGCTGGGGCGTCCGCTGGCCGTCGAACCGGTCACGCTCCCAAACGAAGCCTGGTTCCCGGGCTTGAAGGACTTTATACAGCGAGAAGCGCAGACTTCCGCCGAAACGGCGCTGGCACAGGCCCGGCAGCAGATTGCCCCGGCCGAGCAGCAGCTTCAGTCCGCAACTGCAGCGGCCCTGCCGTTTGTGAATCTGCCCGCGGACGCCTCAGCCCCCGGCGGCTCCGCCCCTGCGGGACGGGCCGCTGTCGAAGCCTGGGAAACCGCGAAGCTGCAACAGGCCGCCGCAGCGAAGGCGGTGACCGCCGCGGAAGCCCAACTGGCCGCACTCGTCGCCCGGCGGGACGCCGATCTGGCACGGTTCGCGCCTGCTCGGGCCAGGCCGCTGGAGGAACTGGCAACGGCCGCCGCAACGGCCGAACGCCAGGCGGGACTGCGGCAGGCCGAAGCGGATGTTGCGAAGAGCGAGCAGGCCGCACTGATCCAGGAACTCGCCTGGCGCAACGCCAGGGAGAAGCAGGCCGAGAAGGAAAAGGCCTACAAACAGGCGGTCGCGGCGCTCGATGCCGCCCGCAAGAAGCTCGGGGAGGCCCAGCAGGCCGCTCACAAGGCCGACGACAAGTACACCCCGCTCGCCGAGTCCTACCCGCCGACCAGTTCCGGCCGTCGACTGGCGCTCGCCCGCTGGATCACCGACCCGGCGAATCCCCTCACCGCCCGCGTCGCCGTCAATCACATCTGGCTGCGTCACTTCGGCGAGCCGCTGGTCGGCTCGGTCTTTGACTTCGGCCACAACGGGCAGAATCCGACCCATCCGGAACTGCTCGACTGGCTGGCGGTGGAATTCCAGCGGCATGGCTGGAGCATGAAGTGGCTGCACCGCCAGCTCGTCACGAGCGATGCTTACCAGCGGCATTCGTCCCTCGCAGGCGCTCCGTCTGCGAATCTCGAACGCGACCCGGACAATCGCTGGTACTGGCGGATGACGCCGCAACGGCTCGAAGCGGAAGTCATTCGCGACAACGTCCTGGCGACGGCCGGTCAGCTCGATCGTCGCATGGGAGGCGAAGAACTCGCCGCGGACAAAGGGCTGACCACGAACCGCCGGAGTCTTTACTACCGCCACGCCCCGGAGAAGTCGATGGAGTTCCTGTCGATCTTCGACTCGGCCAGCCCCGGCGAATGCTACCGCCGCAACACGAGCATCGTCCCGCAGCAGGCGCTGGCGCTGGTCAACAGCGAGCTGTCGCTGACGCAGGCCAAGACCCTCGCGGCGGACATTGCCAGCCGGACCGGCGAAGATCCGACGGAATTCGTCCGTCGCGCATTCGTCTCCGTCCTCGGGCGGGAACCGACCTCCGAAGAACTGGCCACGAGCCGGGGATTTCTGCAGTCGGCTGCAGACCCATCCAAGCTGCAACGGCTGCGCGGTCAGCTCGTGCATGTTCTGATGAACCACAACGACTTTGTGACGGCTCGATAG